Proteins encoded together in one Undibacterium sp. CCC3.4 window:
- a CDS encoding TonB-dependent receptor, translating into MRRSIRSFQLTPSHITVAVATLCAALSAPAIGQNLTVAAAPTAAAASDASVSTVEISSEKTRSSVTMSGKEIQKVIPGVNPLKALETLPGVSFQTADPWGNNEQNISLVVHGFNGQQLGYTMDGVPLGDQQYGNYNGLSPQRAVTSENVRRVVLSTGAADLGTASTSNLGGAIETYSSDPQKERNINVQQTVGSHNASRSFVRVDTGEFGEGNSAYVSVLHHEAKAWDFDGRQSDDQVNAKFIHQGKSGKLTVYADWSDKTEPNEDSILHSPTISSPYTRPFLYPDFNAALNYLSTAGAPPAAAGSNFQNYYSDAQRTDKLAYLKYDAYLNDNITWSNQFYYHHDDGVGVVAGPINQAGLPALFSVYFPNQNLKQVFGNSGYATRTTEYNINRKGLISTLHIDLDAHSIETGIWAEHNQSTAYRRWYALNLANPSSPYTRPGNLASPLITQYGSSIDNQVLQFYLQDEWKVRPDLALQAGFKSSLQFANGTFPVQELPAAIGSGSTGLPEGQIDTKKWFLPQVGMRWDIDAHDQLFASIQQNMRQFVTYGGGGASPWSLATQAAFNLFAATAKPETSLTFELGLRDKRQLNLGPITAFEGQIDLYHVDFSNRLLAVSSNPIITSFVGGTTLLANVGTVKTNGVDLAGTLHFGQNFSLYDAVSYNDSKYQDNYTSGSSLILTADKSVPGAPKWMNKFVASANIANVDVQLTGDFVGRRYATYTNDLSISSYFLMGLNIAGKLPLPSTLIKNPRWNIAVTNLANRQGSLELNGSYAVSGSYAVYPIPPRQAFLTVKADF; encoded by the coding sequence ATGCGTCGTTCCATTCGTTCGTTTCAGCTTACACCGTCCCATATTACTGTAGCTGTTGCTACCTTGTGTGCAGCACTATCCGCACCTGCAATCGGACAAAATCTCACCGTAGCAGCAGCACCAACTGCTGCTGCTGCATCCGATGCCAGTGTCAGCACGGTAGAAATTTCATCGGAAAAAACTCGTTCCAGTGTCACCATGAGCGGCAAAGAAATTCAGAAAGTGATACCCGGTGTAAATCCTTTGAAAGCCTTGGAAACCCTGCCTGGCGTGAGCTTCCAAACGGCCGACCCATGGGGAAATAATGAGCAAAATATTTCGCTGGTGGTACATGGCTTTAATGGTCAACAATTAGGTTACACCATGGATGGTGTGCCACTCGGTGATCAACAATACGGTAACTACAACGGCTTATCGCCACAGCGCGCCGTCACCAGCGAAAACGTACGCCGCGTAGTACTGTCAACCGGTGCGGCCGATCTCGGCACGGCCTCGACCAGTAACTTAGGCGGTGCGATAGAAACCTATTCCAGCGATCCGCAAAAGGAACGCAATATCAATGTCCAACAAACTGTCGGCAGTCACAATGCTTCACGCAGTTTCGTGCGTGTCGATACCGGTGAATTCGGCGAGGGTAACAGTGCCTATGTGTCAGTGCTGCATCACGAAGCCAAAGCCTGGGATTTCGATGGTCGCCAGAGCGATGATCAAGTCAATGCGAAGTTCATTCATCAAGGAAAATCCGGCAAGCTGACGGTGTATGCCGATTGGTCAGATAAGACTGAACCGAACGAAGACAGTATCCTGCATTCGCCGACCATCAGTTCGCCTTACACCCGACCGTTTCTGTACCCTGATTTTAATGCAGCCTTAAATTATCTGAGTACCGCCGGCGCGCCACCGGCTGCTGCCGGTTCCAATTTTCAGAATTACTACAGCGATGCGCAGCGTACTGATAAGCTCGCTTACCTCAAGTACGATGCCTATCTGAACGATAACATCACTTGGTCGAATCAATTCTATTACCACCATGATGATGGCGTCGGTGTGGTAGCTGGGCCGATCAATCAGGCTGGATTGCCGGCACTGTTCAGTGTCTATTTTCCGAATCAAAATCTGAAACAAGTGTTCGGTAATTCCGGTTATGCCACCCGCACCACGGAATACAATATCAACCGGAAAGGTCTCATTTCTACCCTGCACATCGACCTTGATGCGCACAGCATTGAAACCGGTATTTGGGCCGAACACAACCAATCCACCGCGTATCGTCGCTGGTATGCGCTCAATCTGGCTAATCCTTCCTCACCGTACACGCGCCCTGGTAATTTAGCCAGCCCGCTCATTACCCAATACGGCAGCAGTATCGATAATCAAGTACTACAATTTTATCTGCAAGATGAATGGAAAGTGCGTCCTGATTTAGCCCTGCAAGCCGGCTTCAAATCGAGTTTGCAATTTGCGAACGGGACTTTCCCGGTGCAAGAATTACCGGCTGCCATCGGCAGTGGTTCCACTGGCTTACCAGAGGGGCAGATCGACACCAAAAAATGGTTCCTGCCGCAAGTGGGTATGCGTTGGGATATCGATGCGCACGACCAGTTGTTTGCCAGCATTCAGCAAAATATGCGTCAGTTTGTTACCTATGGCGGCGGCGGTGCTTCGCCGTGGAGCTTAGCAACACAAGCGGCCTTCAACTTGTTCGCTGCCACGGCCAAACCGGAAACCTCGCTCACCTTCGAGTTGGGCTTACGTGACAAACGCCAGCTCAACTTAGGCCCGATCACGGCCTTTGAGGGGCAGATCGATCTGTATCATGTGGATTTCAGTAATCGTCTGTTGGCGGTTAGCTCCAACCCTATCATCACCTCTTTCGTCGGCGGCACCACCTTGTTGGCGAACGTTGGCACGGTCAAAACCAATGGCGTTGATCTGGCCGGCACCTTGCATTTTGGTCAGAATTTTTCCCTGTACGACGCCGTCTCTTATAATGATTCTAAGTACCAAGACAATTACACTTCCGGTTCCAGTCTGATTCTGACCGCTGACAAGAGCGTGCCAGGGGCACCGAAGTGGATGAATAAATTCGTCGCCTCGGCCAATATTGCTAACGTCGATGTCCAACTGACCGGCGATTTTGTCGGTCGTCGCTATGCCACGTACACCAACGATTTGTCGATCTCGAGTTATTTCTTGATGGGTTTGAACATTGCTGGCAAATTGCCATTGCCAAGCACTTTGATTAAAAATCCACGCTGGAATATCGCCGTGACGAATCTGGCAAACCGCCAAGGTAGCTTGGAACTGAACGGCAGCTACGCCGTCAGCGGCAGTTATGCCGTTTATCCGATTCCTCCACGTCAAGCTTTCTTGACCGTCAAGGCAGACTTCTGA